From Streptomyces griseorubiginosus, one genomic window encodes:
- a CDS encoding NtaA/DmoA family FMN-dependent monooxygenase (This protein belongs to a clade of FMN-dependent monooxygenases, within a broader family of flavin-dependent oxidoreductases, the luciferase-like monooxygenase (LMM) family, some of whose members use coenzyme F420 rather than FMN.) gives MTRTDPLDVPRPHAQLHFGVFFQGVNHWTIWSAPDSGSQIDPASFRKVAQTAERGLFDAFFLGEGLRLREVDGKIHDLDVAGRPDAITQLAALAAVTRRIGLVSTSNSTFNEPADLARRLSGLDLLSEGRAGWNVVTTDNAWTGANFRRGGYLDHADRYRRAEEFLTVARALWDGWEDGAVADSAGAPAWSAPGAVHQVRHKGPQFEVDLAPTLPRSAQGHPVIFQAGDSGEGRDFAARNADVIFSAHGNDFDDALAFADDIRRRLRAVGRPDDDLRILPGTEIIIGATEEEAEEKKRWIRLQQVTPATALGIAGLLWGIDLSDRDADGPLPKEDPVVSENDGSFGARRIADPRTVVAEWRAKAEANGWSLRETVIALGPQRGHVGTPSGLADKFAHFVRHGALDGFNVTPYLIPDGLDDIVDLLVPELQERGVYRTEYSGTTLRENLGLRAPLTHRSAADRRQAG, from the coding sequence ATGACCCGCACCGATCCCCTCGACGTCCCCCGGCCGCACGCCCAGCTGCACTTCGGGGTGTTCTTCCAGGGCGTCAACCACTGGACCATCTGGTCGGCCCCCGACAGCGGCTCCCAGATCGACCCGGCCTCCTTCCGCAAGGTCGCCCAGACCGCCGAGCGCGGCCTGTTCGACGCGTTCTTCCTCGGCGAGGGGCTGCGGCTGCGCGAGGTCGACGGGAAGATCCACGATCTCGACGTGGCCGGACGGCCGGACGCCATCACCCAGCTCGCCGCGCTGGCCGCGGTCACCCGCCGCATCGGCCTGGTCTCCACCTCCAACTCGACCTTCAACGAACCCGCCGACCTGGCCCGCCGCCTGTCCGGCCTCGACCTGCTGTCCGAGGGCCGCGCCGGCTGGAACGTGGTGACCACGGACAACGCCTGGACCGGCGCGAACTTCCGCCGCGGCGGCTACCTCGACCACGCCGACCGCTACCGGCGCGCCGAGGAGTTCCTCACCGTGGCCCGCGCCCTGTGGGACGGCTGGGAGGACGGGGCCGTCGCCGACTCCGCGGGCGCGCCCGCCTGGTCGGCGCCCGGCGCCGTACACCAAGTGCGGCACAAGGGACCGCAGTTCGAAGTGGACCTCGCTCCGACCCTGCCGCGCAGCGCCCAGGGTCACCCCGTGATCTTCCAGGCCGGTGACTCCGGGGAGGGACGCGACTTCGCCGCCCGCAACGCCGACGTCATCTTCTCCGCGCACGGCAACGACTTCGACGACGCGCTGGCCTTCGCCGACGACATCCGGCGCCGGCTCCGGGCGGTCGGGCGGCCCGACGACGATCTGCGGATCCTGCCCGGCACCGAGATCATCATCGGCGCCACCGAGGAGGAGGCCGAGGAGAAGAAGCGCTGGATCCGGCTCCAACAGGTCACCCCCGCAACGGCCTTGGGGATCGCCGGACTGCTGTGGGGCATCGACCTGTCCGACCGCGACGCGGACGGGCCGCTGCCCAAGGAGGACCCGGTCGTCAGCGAGAACGACGGCTCCTTCGGTGCCCGGCGCATCGCCGACCCGCGCACCGTCGTGGCCGAATGGCGGGCGAAGGCGGAGGCGAACGGCTGGTCGCTGCGCGAGACGGTGATCGCGCTCGGCCCGCAGCGCGGACACGTCGGCACTCCGTCCGGTCTGGCCGACAAGTTCGCCCACTTCGTACGGCACGGCGCGCTGGACGGCTTCAACGTCACGCCGTACCTCATCCCCGACGGCCTCGACGACATCGTCGACCTGCTCGTCCCGGAACTGCAGGAACGCGGGGTCTACCGCACCGAGTACAGCGGGACGACCCTGCGCGAGAACCTCGGCTTGCGCGCACCCCTCACCCACCGGTCCGCCGCGGACCGACGGCAGGCCGGCTGA
- a CDS encoding LLM class flavin-dependent oxidoreductase: protein MSGPALHLAVEIDGDGAHPAAWRRAAHSPDQLLSPRRVARVAAVAENAGFTLITLDDGVLPPGAAPDPVGRIGAVERAAFVAASTSTVGIAPVVPVTYAEPFHVSSQLASLDHISAGRAGWVVTEEERPEAARAWGRPLVADADARARESRDGVEVVRALWDSWEDDAVIRSLATSRYLDRERLHYIDFTGDTYAVKGPAIVPRPPQGQLVVLGRPDRVPAAQLDVALVEGRDPASLTTAAAGAGAPRVFAEVEVALDTPEATAAERVADLERHAPWQDRGRLRHIGSAEQLVALLSDLSRHVDGVRLHPLVLDEDLAVLSRLVVPALSERRLVARPLPGTSLRSTLGLERPANRFAAAAPSGQEDAR from the coding sequence ATGTCCGGCCCTGCCCTGCACCTCGCCGTCGAGATCGACGGCGACGGCGCCCACCCCGCGGCCTGGCGCCGCGCCGCCCACTCCCCCGATCAGCTGCTCTCCCCGCGCCGGGTGGCCCGGGTCGCCGCCGTCGCCGAGAACGCCGGGTTCACCCTGATCACCCTGGACGACGGCGTGCTGCCGCCCGGGGCCGCACCGGATCCGGTGGGCCGGATCGGCGCGGTGGAGCGGGCTGCCTTCGTGGCGGCGTCCACGAGCACCGTCGGGATCGCGCCCGTCGTCCCGGTCACGTACGCCGAACCCTTCCATGTCTCCAGCCAGTTGGCGTCCCTGGACCACATCTCCGCGGGCCGCGCCGGGTGGGTCGTGACGGAGGAGGAGCGCCCCGAGGCGGCCCGCGCCTGGGGGCGTCCCCTGGTCGCCGATGCCGACGCCCGGGCCCGGGAGTCACGGGACGGGGTGGAGGTGGTCCGCGCCCTGTGGGACTCGTGGGAGGACGACGCGGTCATCCGGTCCCTGGCCACCAGCCGCTATCTCGACCGGGAACGGCTCCACTACATCGACTTCACCGGTGACACGTACGCCGTCAAGGGCCCGGCGATCGTGCCGCGCCCGCCCCAGGGCCAGCTCGTCGTCCTGGGCCGGCCCGACCGGGTTCCGGCCGCGCAGCTCGACGTCGCACTCGTCGAGGGCCGCGATCCGGCGTCGCTCACCACGGCCGCGGCCGGCGCCGGTGCCCCGCGCGTCTTCGCCGAGGTCGAGGTGGCGCTGGACACCCCTGAGGCCACGGCCGCCGAACGCGTCGCCGACCTGGAACGGCACGCGCCGTGGCAGGACCGGGGAAGGCTCCGGCACATCGGATCCGCCGAGCAACTGGTCGCCCTGCTCAGTGACTTGAGCCGTCACGTCGACGGCGTACGACTGCATCCGCTGGTGCTGGACGAGGACCTCGCCGTCCTCTCCCGCCTCGTTGTTCCGGCCCTCTCCGAGCGGCGACTGGTCGCCCGCCCGCTGCCCGGTACGTCCCTGCGCTCGACCCTGGGTCTGGAGCGCCCCGCCAACCGCTTCGCCGCCGCTGCCCCGTCCGGCCAGGAGGACGCCCGATGA
- a CDS encoding MerR family transcriptional regulator, protein MRIGDAAAAAGTTPRALRFYEERGLLTPPARTATGQRRYGPDDVARVRVIRELLALGLTVEDLRGIADRIQLLVEDPRRRCAGDDPAAAGSGVVARRLAAIDAEIDRLTRLRTRLARQTGRT, encoded by the coding sequence ATGCGGATCGGAGACGCGGCGGCGGCCGCCGGAACCACTCCGCGGGCCCTGCGGTTCTACGAGGAGCGCGGCCTGCTGACCCCGCCGGCGCGCACCGCCACGGGTCAACGCCGGTACGGCCCGGACGACGTGGCCCGCGTCCGCGTCATCCGCGAACTGCTCGCCCTCGGCCTGACCGTCGAGGACCTGCGCGGCATCGCCGACCGCATCCAGCTCCTGGTCGAGGATCCACGGCGCCGCTGTGCCGGCGACGACCCCGCCGCCGCCGGCTCGGGCGTGGTCGCACGCCGACTGGCGGCCATCGACGCCGAGATCGACCGCCTGACCCGCCTGCGCACCCGCCTCGCCCGACAGACGGGACGGACCTGA
- a CDS encoding NADP-dependent oxidoreductase, protein MTALLPTATREVRLVTVPEGLPGPEHLAVVERPLTAPGPGQVLVRNRYFLVFPGLRTLIGAEPGAAPLPPIHADDVLFGPAVGEIVAAGAGSPLRPGDAVTHLLGWREHALPAAADCTPLGDVLPDPVAHLSSGVAAYGALTRLADIRPGDTVLVTGAAGAVGTLAGPVARLLGAGRVIGTTRSPAKADRLRTELGYDAVVVADGQSPTPARQLSAAAPDGIDLVVDTVGGEQLTAALEVARRGARFALVGSLAGQLSPHLDGDSAPAEIDTFRVITQGLTLRGYSGADHPGVAEEWAERFGDWLRSGALSFPHVRIRGIERAPRALQELFEGRHFGTVVVELPPQT, encoded by the coding sequence ATGACCGCTCTGCTGCCCACCGCCACCCGTGAGGTCCGCCTCGTCACCGTCCCCGAGGGGCTGCCAGGCCCCGAGCACCTCGCCGTCGTCGAACGGCCGCTGACCGCGCCCGGCCCGGGACAAGTCCTCGTCCGGAACCGGTACTTCCTGGTCTTCCCCGGGCTGCGCACCCTGATCGGAGCAGAGCCCGGGGCGGCACCGCTGCCGCCGATCCACGCCGACGACGTGCTCTTCGGCCCCGCCGTCGGCGAGATCGTCGCCGCGGGCGCGGGCAGCCCGCTGCGACCGGGAGACGCCGTCACGCACCTGCTCGGGTGGCGCGAGCACGCGCTGCCGGCCGCGGCCGACTGCACCCCGCTCGGTGACGTCCTGCCGGACCCGGTCGCCCACCTGTCGTCCGGGGTGGCCGCCTATGGTGCGCTCACGCGGCTCGCCGACATCCGCCCCGGCGACACGGTCCTCGTCACCGGGGCGGCCGGCGCGGTGGGGACCCTGGCCGGCCCGGTCGCCAGGCTGCTGGGCGCCGGAAGGGTCATCGGCACGACCCGTTCCCCGGCCAAGGCCGACCGGCTGCGCACCGAGCTGGGCTACGACGCGGTGGTCGTAGCCGACGGCCAATCCCCCACGCCGGCGCGTCAGTTGAGTGCGGCGGCACCCGACGGCATCGACCTCGTGGTGGACACCGTAGGAGGCGAGCAACTGACCGCCGCGCTCGAGGTGGCCCGTCGCGGGGCCCGGTTCGCTCTCGTCGGTTCACTGGCCGGCCAGCTGTCACCCCACCTGGACGGTGACAGCGCGCCGGCGGAGATCGACACGTTCCGCGTCATCACCCAGGGGCTCACGCTGCGCGGCTACAGCGGAGCGGACCATCCCGGGGTGGCGGAGGAATGGGCCGAGCGGTTCGGCGACTGGCTGCGTTCCGGCGCGCTCTCCTTCCCGCACGTGCGGATCCGGGGCATCGAACGGGCCCCCCGAGCGTTGCAGGAACTGTTCGAGGGGCGGCACTTCGGCACCGTCGTCGTGGAGCTGCCGCCGCAGACGTAG
- a CDS encoding TauD/TfdA family dioxygenase — protein sequence MSPSIRKLTGRIGAVVEGVDLAAPPDYSTITALRDALNEHKAIVFADVDLDNAGQERVAGWFGELTTAHPNVPAADGTTNVLAVDSATSKANEWHTDVTFVVNPPQLTTLRSIVTTPYGGETLIANAAAAYRDLPEPLRALADTLRVVHSNQYDYARPASATAQRQEYDRAFVSTPYEAEHPVVRVHPLTGERGLFIGGFAKRIVGLSSSDSTDLLRVLQSYVTRPENVLSWTWSPNQLLIFDNRITQHYAVDNYDDHPRRLNRVTIAGEVPTGVDGRRSEQLVGDASHYSSVLAVAA from the coding sequence ATGTCTCCGTCCATCCGCAAGCTCACCGGTCGCATTGGCGCGGTCGTCGAGGGTGTCGACCTCGCGGCACCGCCCGACTACTCGACGATCACGGCGCTGCGTGACGCCCTCAACGAGCACAAGGCGATCGTCTTCGCCGACGTCGACCTCGACAACGCCGGTCAGGAGCGGGTGGCCGGGTGGTTCGGCGAACTCACCACCGCCCACCCGAACGTGCCGGCCGCCGACGGCACGACGAACGTCCTCGCCGTCGACAGCGCGACGTCCAAGGCCAACGAGTGGCACACGGACGTCACCTTCGTGGTCAACCCGCCGCAGCTCACCACGCTCCGGTCCATCGTGACCACGCCCTACGGCGGCGAGACGCTCATCGCCAACGCCGCCGCGGCCTACCGCGACCTGCCCGAACCGCTGCGCGCCCTCGCGGACACGCTGCGTGTCGTGCACAGCAACCAGTACGACTACGCCCGCCCCGCATCCGCCACGGCGCAACGGCAGGAGTACGACCGGGCCTTCGTCTCGACGCCCTACGAGGCAGAGCACCCGGTCGTGCGGGTCCATCCGCTCACCGGTGAACGCGGGCTGTTCATCGGCGGGTTCGCCAAGCGGATCGTCGGCCTGTCGAGCAGCGACTCGACCGATCTGCTGCGCGTCCTCCAGTCGTACGTGACCCGTCCGGAGAACGTCCTGAGCTGGACCTGGTCCCCGAACCAGCTGCTGATCTTCGACAACCGGATCACCCAGCACTACGCGGTGGACAACTACGACGACCACCCGCGCCGCCTCAACCGGGTGACGATCGCCGGAGAGGTGCCGACCGGTGTCGACGGCCGACGCAGCGAGCAGCTCGTCGGCGACGCCTCGCACTACAGCAGCGTGCTGGCGGTGGCGGCATGA
- a CDS encoding ABC transporter permease — translation MTELSIKAPAVTKVPDAEPTNLREREVFLPRDIRGRTPLSTLRERLRWPLGIYTTPVAILLAWEILARVGAVSKTYAPAPTAIVKSAVDLWQQGVLGPDLAISLQRAGLGLALGLTVGIVTGVLGGLLRSGEYLFNGLVQVLNTIPLLAVLPLMIVWFGIDELTKVLLISFGAGVPMYLNLFAAIRGVDQRLIEMARTTGAGTWRLVTRVLVPGALPGFLVGLRFSLAYSVLGLVAAETVNADKGLGFLITQGQTYLQTNQVFVGLVIYSLLGLLADQFVRALERVLLRWRPSYEAS, via the coding sequence ATGACCGAGCTGAGCATCAAGGCGCCGGCCGTCACCAAGGTCCCCGACGCCGAGCCGACGAACCTGCGGGAACGCGAGGTGTTCCTGCCGCGCGACATCCGCGGCCGGACGCCGCTCAGCACACTCCGCGAGCGCCTGCGCTGGCCGTTGGGCATCTACACGACCCCGGTCGCGATCCTCCTCGCCTGGGAGATCCTCGCCCGGGTCGGAGCGGTTTCGAAGACCTACGCCCCCGCGCCCACCGCGATCGTGAAGTCCGCCGTCGACCTGTGGCAACAGGGCGTACTCGGGCCGGACTTGGCCATCTCGCTACAGCGGGCCGGCCTCGGTCTCGCACTCGGTCTGACCGTGGGCATCGTCACCGGGGTGCTCGGCGGGCTGCTGCGCAGCGGCGAGTACCTGTTCAACGGACTCGTGCAGGTCCTCAACACGATCCCCCTCCTCGCGGTGCTGCCGCTGATGATCGTGTGGTTCGGCATCGACGAGCTGACGAAGGTGCTGCTGATCTCCTTCGGTGCCGGTGTGCCGATGTATCTCAACCTGTTCGCCGCGATCAGGGGCGTCGACCAGCGGCTGATCGAGATGGCCCGCACGACGGGCGCGGGGACCTGGCGCCTGGTGACGCGTGTGCTGGTGCCCGGAGCCCTGCCGGGGTTCCTCGTCGGGCTCCGGTTCTCCCTCGCCTACAGCGTCCTGGGCCTGGTCGCCGCCGAAACGGTCAACGCCGACAAGGGACTCGGCTTCCTCATCACCCAGGGGCAGACGTACCTCCAGACCAACCAGGTCTTCGTGGGGCTGGTGATCTACTCGCTCCTCGGTCTGCTCGCCGACCAGTTCGTCCGGGCTCTCGAGCGGGTGCTGCTGCGGTGGCGCCCCAGTTATGAGGCGTCATGA
- a CDS encoding ABC transporter ATP-binding protein, whose translation MSSTIATEARQQTGAVVEQVVRRFGDRVVLDHLDLTIADEELVILLGPSGCGKSTLLRLLAGLDRPDGGRVEVPARRAIVFQADRLLPWQRVLRNVTLGLHGPDAEQRAREVLAEVGLAGREKAWPKELSGGEAQRVSLARALVSEPELVLLDEPFAALDAITRLRMHDLVRALRTKHHAAMLLVTHDVDEAIALADRIVVMSDGRIGASHEVRLTAADREASVAREELRARLLDDLGLARQH comes from the coding sequence ATGAGCAGCACGATCGCGACGGAGGCCCGGCAGCAGACCGGAGCCGTCGTCGAGCAGGTGGTCCGCCGGTTCGGTGACCGGGTGGTGCTCGACCACCTCGACCTCACCATCGCCGACGAGGAGTTGGTGATCCTGCTGGGCCCCTCGGGCTGCGGCAAGAGCACCCTGCTGCGGCTGCTCGCCGGACTGGACCGGCCCGACGGCGGGCGCGTGGAGGTCCCGGCACGGCGTGCGATCGTCTTCCAGGCCGACCGGCTGCTGCCGTGGCAGCGGGTCCTGCGCAACGTCACGCTCGGCCTGCACGGTCCCGACGCGGAGCAGCGGGCCCGCGAGGTGCTCGCCGAGGTCGGCCTCGCCGGCCGCGAGAAGGCATGGCCGAAGGAGCTCTCCGGCGGAGAGGCCCAGCGGGTGTCACTGGCCCGCGCACTGGTCTCCGAACCCGAACTCGTCCTCCTCGACGAGCCGTTCGCCGCCCTCGACGCGATCACCCGGCTGCGCATGCACGACCTGGTGCGCGCACTGCGGACCAAGCACCACGCGGCCATGCTGCTCGTCACCCACGACGTCGACGAGGCGATCGCCCTCGCGGACCGCATCGTCGTCATGAGCGACGGCCGGATCGGCGCCTCGCACGAGGTGCGCCTCACCGCCGCGGACCGCGAGGCGAGCGTCGCACGCGAGGAACTCCGGGCCCGGCTCCTGGACGACCTCGGCCTCGCGCGTCAGCACTGA
- a CDS encoding aliphatic sulfonate ABC transporter substrate-binding protein: MRKRTLRLIGAVGSLALASTLAACGSSSDTSAPLSNVADASDAKHPEWSKYTFTIGDNGGDGSEELAKVTGVFDNAPYKVKFARFTYGPPLVQAAASGDIDLGSVGDVPPITGAAKEYGFKVVAVNRSLTPDQAVENIIVPKGSKLSTAADLKGKRIAVPQGSSAHGLALNALKSVGLTPKDAKLVFLDPAAAATAFNTGKVDAWSIWNPQSAIAVKNGARVLVKGLPPIDQTSSYYVATDKSLNDKNKRAALTDVLKRLSREFAWGVKNPDKYAQALSKEQGIPLADAKASLAAYSNRVTPVEKADIELEQKLADAFREAGQITKKVDVPSIVDNLLPAGYDSSKLKVTS; encoded by the coding sequence ATGCGAAAGAGAACACTCAGACTCATCGGCGCCGTCGGTTCACTCGCCCTGGCGAGCACCCTCGCCGCCTGCGGATCCTCCTCGGACACCTCCGCCCCGCTGAGCAACGTCGCCGACGCCAGCGACGCCAAGCACCCCGAGTGGAGCAAGTACACCTTCACCATCGGCGACAACGGCGGTGACGGCAGCGAGGAACTCGCCAAGGTCACCGGCGTGTTCGACAACGCGCCCTACAAAGTGAAGTTCGCCCGGTTCACCTACGGCCCGCCGCTCGTGCAGGCCGCCGCCTCCGGCGACATCGACCTCGGCAGCGTGGGCGACGTACCGCCGATCACGGGCGCGGCGAAGGAGTACGGCTTCAAGGTCGTCGCCGTCAACCGCTCGCTCACACCCGACCAGGCGGTGGAGAACATCATCGTGCCCAAGGGCTCGAAGCTCAGTACGGCCGCCGACCTCAAGGGCAAGAGGATCGCCGTCCCGCAGGGCAGCTCGGCCCACGGTCTGGCCCTGAACGCGCTGAAGAGCGTCGGCCTCACGCCCAAGGACGCCAAGCTCGTCTTCCTCGACCCGGCGGCCGCAGCCACCGCCTTCAACACGGGCAAGGTGGACGCCTGGTCGATCTGGAACCCGCAGTCGGCCATCGCGGTCAAGAACGGCGCGCGGGTCCTGGTGAAGGGCCTCCCGCCGATCGACCAGACGAGCAGCTACTACGTCGCGACCGACAAGTCGCTGAACGACAAGAACAAGCGCGCCGCGCTCACGGACGTCCTGAAGCGGCTGTCGCGGGAGTTCGCCTGGGGCGTCAAGAACCCCGACAAGTACGCGCAGGCGCTCTCCAAGGAGCAGGGCATCCCGCTGGCCGACGCCAAGGCGTCCCTGGCCGCCTACTCGAACCGGGTGACCCCGGTGGAGAAGGCCGACATCGAACTGGAGCAGAAGCTCGCCGACGCCTTCCGGGAGGCCGGCCAGATCACCAAGAAGGTCGACGTCCCGTCGATCGTCGACAACCTCCTCCCCGCCGGCTACGACAGCTCGAAGCTGAAGGTCACCTCATGA
- a CDS encoding LLM class flavin-dependent oxidoreductase: MSDRRRQLHLNAFLMEAGHHEAAWRLPYSNPRADFDLRHWIELAQLAESAKFDSLFLADGPALIGTGEFRPPGQLEPLTLLTALSQATSRIGLIATVSSTYNEPYNLARRLASVDHVSGGRAGWNIVTSAGADEAANFGLDNRPDHAERYARADEFLKVAKALWDSWESEAVVADRGTGRYADPARLHRLGHQGRYFKVAGPLNVERPPQGYPLLVQAGSSEDGKDFAARHAEAIFTAHTTYERAAAFYADIKARTKAAGRDPDGVIVLPGIVPYIGSTEEEARALARQFDELRVPEYGLRQLAAVFETEPSVFELDQPLPEFILARPKLEGSQSRSDLIIDLAVRERLTVRQVISRLGGGRGHFEFVGTPEQVADTIIAWFEGGAADGFNIMAPALPSGLAAFVEHVLPILRGKGLFREEYEGTTLREHYGLPVPANQFHG, translated from the coding sequence ATGAGCGACAGACGGCGGCAGCTCCACCTCAACGCCTTCCTCATGGAGGCCGGTCACCACGAGGCGGCGTGGCGGCTCCCGTACAGCAATCCCCGTGCCGACTTCGACCTGCGGCACTGGATCGAACTGGCCCAGCTGGCGGAGAGCGCCAAGTTCGATTCGCTGTTCCTCGCGGACGGCCCGGCCCTCATCGGCACCGGCGAGTTCCGGCCCCCGGGCCAACTGGAGCCGCTGACCCTGCTGACCGCGCTGTCCCAGGCGACCAGCAGGATCGGCCTCATCGCGACCGTGTCGTCGACGTACAACGAGCCGTACAACCTCGCCCGCCGGCTCGCCTCCGTCGACCACGTCAGCGGCGGCCGCGCCGGCTGGAACATCGTCACCTCGGCCGGGGCCGACGAGGCGGCCAACTTCGGCCTAGACAACCGCCCCGACCACGCCGAACGCTACGCCCGGGCCGACGAGTTCCTGAAGGTCGCCAAGGCGCTGTGGGACAGCTGGGAGTCCGAGGCCGTCGTCGCGGACCGGGGCACCGGGCGCTACGCCGACCCCGCGCGGCTGCACCGGCTCGGCCACCAGGGCAGGTACTTCAAGGTCGCCGGCCCCCTCAACGTCGAGCGCCCGCCGCAGGGTTACCCGCTGCTCGTCCAGGCCGGGTCCTCCGAGGACGGCAAGGACTTCGCGGCCCGCCACGCCGAGGCGATCTTCACCGCCCACACGACGTACGAGCGCGCGGCCGCCTTCTACGCCGACATCAAGGCACGGACCAAGGCTGCGGGGCGAGACCCGGACGGCGTCATCGTCCTGCCGGGCATCGTCCCGTACATCGGGTCGACCGAGGAGGAAGCCCGCGCGCTCGCCCGGCAGTTCGACGAGCTGCGCGTCCCGGAGTACGGGCTGCGTCAGCTGGCCGCCGTGTTCGAGACCGAGCCGTCGGTCTTCGAACTCGACCAGCCACTACCGGAGTTCATCCTGGCAAGGCCGAAGCTGGAGGGCTCGCAGAGCCGTTCCGACCTGATCATCGATCTCGCGGTGCGCGAGCGGCTGACGGTCCGGCAGGTCATCTCCCGGCTCGGGGGCGGCCGCGGTCACTTCGAGTTCGTCGGCACACCCGAGCAGGTGGCGGACACGATCATCGCCTGGTTCGAGGGCGGTGCCGCGGACGGCTTCAACATCATGGCCCCCGCGCTGCCGTCGGGCCTGGCGGCCTTCGTCGAGCACGTCCTGCCGATCCTGCGCGGCAAGGGGCTGTTCCGCGAGGAGTACGAGGGCACGACCCTCCGCGAGCACTACGGGCTCCCGGTGCCCGCGAACCAGTTCCATGGCTGA
- a CDS encoding ATP-binding cassette domain-containing protein, with protein MAGPLPGADPLATVADPLATPAASPSRSGGRPPALRVEGLRKTYQDGFTAVAGLDLEIPDGAFFGLLGPNGAGKTTLIGSVCNIVRPSAGTLSVFGHDHRSRQARRLLGLAAQEINVDRFLSIRQILVYHAGYHGIGRKAAARRADELLALFRLDDKADVRAYELSGGMQRRLVLARALMHRPRLLILDEPTAGVDVELRSEIWRVVKGLNAAGTTVLLTDPLPGGGGDPVRRDRAAARGPDRRPRLRRLTAGAVRGPGHLGGLRTGDHVRGGGLVSDTHTPALPAHDEPFRAERSPFLWFLEREVLRFVKIWRYSVVGPVLSTVLFVVVFGTALGSHVDTIDGVGYGSFIVPGLFAQAIVNVGFFNGTTSLFEARRDQYINDVYASPLRWWEINAALVGAGVARGFVVGAGVLAVALPLTHGGAPARPIVLLVGTLGVLLAAAQVGVIAGGHARSLDHVYSMESIILLPLGFLGGVFYSVHQLPPFWNFVSHLDPVFWLVQVERIGFLGQGDVSAGWALAVVWALAAALTAWSAAMFATGRLKP; from the coding sequence GTGGCCGGCCCGCTTCCCGGGGCCGACCCGCTTGCGACTGTCGCCGACCCGCTCGCGACTCCCGCCGCTTCCCCTTCCCGGAGCGGCGGGAGGCCGCCCGCCCTGCGGGTCGAGGGCCTGCGCAAGACGTACCAGGACGGCTTCACCGCGGTGGCCGGGCTCGACCTGGAGATACCGGACGGCGCCTTCTTCGGACTGCTGGGCCCGAACGGCGCCGGGAAGACCACGCTCATCGGCTCGGTGTGCAACATCGTGCGCCCCAGCGCCGGCACCCTCTCCGTCTTCGGGCACGACCACCGCAGCCGTCAGGCCCGCAGACTGCTGGGTCTGGCCGCGCAGGAGATCAACGTCGACCGCTTCCTGTCCATCCGCCAGATCCTGGTCTACCACGCCGGATACCACGGCATCGGCCGGAAGGCGGCCGCCCGGCGCGCGGACGAACTGCTCGCCCTGTTCCGCCTCGACGACAAGGCCGACGTACGCGCCTACGAACTCTCGGGCGGTATGCAACGGCGCCTCGTCCTCGCGCGGGCGCTCATGCACCGCCCCCGCCTGCTCATCCTCGACGAGCCGACGGCCGGCGTCGACGTCGAGCTGCGCTCCGAGATCTGGCGGGTCGTGAAGGGCCTCAACGCGGCCGGCACCACGGTCCTGCTGACGGACCCACTACCTGGAGGAGGCGGAGACCCTGTGCGACGAGATCGCGCTGCTGCGCGCGGGCCGGATCGTCGACCGCGGCTCCGCCGCCTCACTGCGGGAGCGGTACGCGGCCCGGGACATCTCGGAGGTCTACGAACGGGTGATCACGTCCGAGGAGGTGGTCTCGTGAGCGACACCCACACGCCGGCTCTCCCGGCCCACGACGAGCCCTTCCGCGCCGAGCGCTCACCCTTCCTGTGGTTCCTGGAGCGCGAGGTCCTGCGGTTCGTCAAGATCTGGCGCTACAGCGTCGTCGGCCCGGTGCTGTCGACCGTGCTCTTCGTGGTGGTCTTCGGAACGGCCCTCGGCTCGCACGTCGACACGATCGACGGCGTCGGCTACGGCAGCTTCATCGTGCCCGGCCTCTTCGCCCAGGCGATCGTCAACGTCGGCTTCTTCAACGGGACGACCAGCCTGTTCGAGGCCCGCAGGGACCAGTACATCAACGACGTGTACGCGAGCCCGCTCAGGTGGTGGGAGATCAACGCGGCACTGGTGGGCGCCGGTGTCGCCCGAGGCTTCGTCGTGGGGGCGGGCGTCCTGGCGGTGGCCCTGCCGCTCACCCACGGCGGGGCCCCGGCCCGCCCCATCGTCCTGCTGGTCGGCACGCTCGGGGTGCTCCTGGCCGCCGCGCAGGTCGGCGTGATCGCGGGCGGTCACGCCCGGTCCCTCGACCATGTCTACTCCATGGAGTCGATCATCCTGCTGCCGCTGGGCTTCCTCGGCGGCGTCTTCTACTCGGTCCACCAACTGCCCCCGTTCTGGAACTTCGTGAGCCACCTGGACCCGGTCTTCTGGCTGGTCCAGGTCGAACGGATCGGCTTCCTCGGCCAGGGCGACGTCAGCGCGGGCTGGGCCCTCGCCGTGGTCTGGGCGCTGGCGGCGGCGCTGACCGCCTGGTCGGCGGCGATGTTCGCCACGGGCCGCCTCAAGCCCTGA